A single Macrobrachium nipponense isolate FS-2020 chromosome 5, ASM1510439v2, whole genome shotgun sequence DNA region contains:
- the LOC135215754 gene encoding tigger transposable element-derived protein 1-like → MDPGVVIRAFKALYTKNTLADLVACVDAAQDDEDETFNLKAYWRQYTIATCLQNIQKALKEMKPATVNASWKKLWPQIVYDDKGFTPAEIQHSAVRKSVQLASIIGGDGFGDMTTEDVDELLDRHSQPLEDLTKSASDEDSETQEETQEIVEETGLTLELLAKLCNLAKELKELSQEWDEDMVRSLQFCNKIDEHMTPYRMLFEQKKKQRQQLPITMFFQPRKKEPVPPANIYAFGRN, encoded by the coding sequence ATGGACCCAGGGGTTGTTATCAGGGCGTTCAAGGCCCTCTACACGAAGAATACCTTGGCGGACCTCGTTGCGTGTGTGGATGCTGCCCAAGATGATGAGGATGAAACATTCAATTTGAAGGCGTACTGGCGGCAGTACACAATAGCCACGTGCCTGCAAAACATCCAGAAGGCACTGAAAGAAATGAAACCTGCTACTGTTAATGCGAGCTGGAAGAAGTTGTGGCCCCAGATTGTTTACGATGACAAGGGATTTACACCTGCTGAGATTCAACACTCTGCAGTACGGAAATCTGTGCAGTTGGCTTCGATAATTGGAGGTGACGGGTTTGGCGACATGACGACTGAAGACGTCGACGAGTTATTGGACCGCCATTCCCAGCCGCTCGAAGACTTGACGAAATCGGCCAGTGACGAAGACAGTGAAACACAGGAAGAGACCCAAGAAATTGTCGAAGAAACGGGCTTAACATTAGAACTGCTTGCCAAGCTCTGCAACCTTGCGAAGGAGTTGAAAGAATTGTCGCAAGAGTGGGACGAGGATATGGTTCGTTCTCTGCAATTCTGCAACAAAATCGATGAACACATGACTCCCTACAGGATGCTCTTCGAGCAAAAAAAGAAGCAGCGGCAGCAACTTCCGATCACAATGTTCTTCCAGCCTCGCAAAAAAGAGCCAGTTCCTCCTGCTAATATCTATGCCTTCGGAAGAAATTGA